The following proteins are co-located in the Oncorhynchus clarkii lewisi isolate Uvic-CL-2024 chromosome 30, UVic_Ocla_1.0, whole genome shotgun sequence genome:
- the LOC139389750 gene encoding vesicle-associated membrane protein 5-like, whose translation MENGKNRLQQAQDEVEEVKVIMLDNLNKAAERSGKLGDLDNRADELLEKSKAFSKSARKVKQQKWWEHMKMKVLLTGVGVVMAAIIIGIIVWSASGPDNGEQPAAGQPTSGP comes from the exons ATG GAGAATGGGAAGAACCGCCTGCAGCAGGCCcaggatgaggtggaggaggtgaaggTGATCATGCTAGATAACCTCAACAAGGCTGCCGAGAGGTCAGGCAAGCTGGGAGATCTTGATAACAGGGCAGACGAACTTCTGGAGAAG AGTAAAGCTTTCTCAAAGTCTGCTCGGAAAGTAAAACAGCAGAAGTGGTGGGAACACATGAAGATGAAAGTGTTGCTGACTGGCGTAGGGGTCGTCATGGCAGCCATCATCATTGGGATTATTGTATGGTCAGCATCTGGACCTGACAACGGAGAGCAACCTGCTGCAGGGCAACCCACCTCAGGGCCTTAG